In Luteitalea sp., one genomic interval encodes:
- a CDS encoding cupin, which yields MRRRTLLWESTVEQKNIPRVEKPWGYELHWAITDRYVGKLIHITKGHALSLQYHRKKDETIFLSSGRLLFEMQEGETLVARELAPGDRVHVAPTTVHRMTALEDCDVFEVSTPELDDVVRLEDRYGRVDTGA from the coding sequence ATGCGGCGAAGGACCCTTCTCTGGGAGAGCACCGTGGAGCAGAAGAACATCCCGCGCGTCGAGAAGCCCTGGGGCTATGAGCTCCACTGGGCCATCACGGACCGCTATGTGGGTAAGCTCATTCACATTACCAAGGGACACGCCCTGAGCCTGCAATACCACCGGAAAAAGGACGAGACGATCTTCCTCTCGTCCGGGCGTTTGCTCTTCGAGATGCAGGAAGGGGAAACGTTGGTGGCGAGGGAGCTCGCCCCGGGTGACCGTGTCCACGTGGCACCAACGACCGTGCACCGGATGACGGCGCTCGAGGACTGTGACGTCTTCGAAGTCTCTACGCCGGAGCTCGATGACGTGGTGAGGTTGGAAGATCGGTACGGGCGGGTCGATACGGGGGCTTAG